The region GGCGACTCTCCCTTTTTTTATTTGGTTGCAGGGAATTGATTATTGGTGATTTGGGAAGACAGAGGCGGCTGGACTGAGTCTGCAATCTAAGAGAGTGTTTGAAAAGGGTAGGAATGGTTAAAACCATCACGACAAACCCCAAAAAAACAGCCGCATTCCTCCATGTTCTTCTGTTTGTAGCAACGACTTTAGTCGTTCAAATCACTAGAAACCGGGCTTCTAAAACATCCTCTAAGATCTGAAATCTGGAATCTTTCTAGCTTCATTCTCTATCCCCATCTTTCTATCCTTAATTTTGATTTCTCTGTCTGTGACACTTCGTTACTCAAAATGACGCTTCATTACTCAAGGAGGTAGCACCAATTAATCAGCAGGACAATAGAAAGTAGAAATAAGTTGGAGGGCGAACTAATGAAACACAGTGCTCCACTTCCTTATGATCTCGTGCTGTTGATCACAGAGCTTCTGGCGATTCTGCTTGCAGTATGGATTATATGGGTCACTCAAGCTCCCAACATTGCATAACTTCTCACAGGAGAACTTGCTTCATGTCTGTTTCACTTCGAACAGTTTATTCCAACCTTAAGCGAATTGATGAGGTTGATATTGAAACCAGTGCTCTATACCGTCAGCGTGCTCAGGAAGTTTTGGCGCAGTCGGGCATTAGTCTGGCGCGGAGACAGGTGATTGCTCGTCGTTTGATGCAGGCAAATCAATTTCTAGGCATGAGAACCACTGGCAACGGAGATAGTTACTAAGCCCTGCTCTGTTGCTCTTGTACAAACTGTAGCCATCTTCCTCCGGCATCCCAATATCACTGAGCAACACATAGGGGCGATCGCAATTTATGAGAACCAAGTGCCAGAAATTCATCTTTCATCCGACCAGTGGATTCTGCCTGCTGCCGGGCAACCTGTTCCCTGACTAAAATGCTCTCCCGTTCTGCTTCAATACTTCTACGCTCAGTAATCTCTAAACTAACGCCTGTCATCTGGATTGGGGTTCCAGCGGCAGTGGGAAATACACGTCCTCGACTGGCTATCCATCCCAGGGTGCCATCCGGTTTGCTAATCCAAAACTCCAGGCTAAATTCTTCTTGTTCATGAACAGCCTGTTGAATCGTTCCCGATATTCTAGACAGTAGTGATCATCTGTTGCTGATATGGCAACCGGAGTTCTAGGTAAGTGGGCAAAGTCGTCATAGAAAATATGAGTCCCAGAAAACAATCTGCGTCTATCAGAAGACAGATGTTTACAACTGCAAGACTCATTGGCTTTTGCCCCGCATCTGCTTTCCCAGTCTTGAGAAGCCAGCTAAAATGTTCAGAGATTAGTTGGTCAACCTAGTGCTGGTAGAACCTAAGTGACTGAGCGGGCAACTCCAAACAGCGAAGACTTGAAAACTCCATACCAAAAGGTGTTAGCCGGAAGCTACTACGAGCTTTTGGGACTACATCCATCAGCTTCTGCGCGTGAAATTCGCCAGGCATACCGCGACTTGAGTAAGTTGTATCATCCAGATACTACAAAACTGCCAACTGCAATCGCTACCACTCAGTTTCAGAAACTTAATGAAGCCTATGCAACATTGAGCAGCCCCGAACGCCGTAGTAGGTATGACCGCAAGATCGGGTACTCTTCTGTTGCCGTTGTACAATCCCTCCCCAACCTGCACCGTTCATCCTCGCCAAAGCAACCCTACTCGTCTTCTGCATACTTAGACCCTACGGACCGTCCGCTTTCACCTGGAGAAATCTTTGCCCTGTTTATCCTGGGGTTAACATTTATTGGATGTTTGTGTTTAGCGATCGCGATCGGCTTAACTCGCGGCGACGCTATGTTGCAAACTGCTACAGTGCAGAAAGATGCGGCTCGATCAGCCATTCACCAAACTGTTCAGCCAGCAGTAGCAAAGCCAGCAGTGCCACAAGCACCAACATTACAACAATCTACACCGCCTCAACCAATTCCATCCATCTCCTCAAAGGATGCGGCTCCGACTGTCCCTCCTTTATCTATCACTCCATCCCTTCCTACAAAGGAGGTGCCAGATCGGATAGATGCTACCAATCAGATAGATGCTAACAATCAGTCAACTAATGCTCCATTGCCAAGCAATACTTCTCAACTTCATGCTTCTCCAGTTCCCGAAATTCCCACTTGAGTAGGACTCCACTATCAACTTGGTACACTTGTTTGATTGACTATTTCCATCAACTATTCCAGTTACGCATAGAATCCATGACTCTCCCTCCCGCGAACACTCCTCTGTACAACCATCCGCTACCTGAAATTGAACATTGGCTGAGCGATCGCGGCTGTCAGCAGGACAAAACTGACCTCCATTGTTGGTACGTTGAACGTCCCAACTGGAAAGCTGAAATCTGGCTGGATATTGATCAGCTAACCGTTCGATATTTTGGCACGACTGACACCGAGCAAGCGATCCAACGCTCATTCAAATATTCTTTAAGTCGTCAAGATATTGAAGATGCTATCTTTGCTGGACCTTAGATCTTGCCGAATCGGCGTTCTCGTTGTTGATAAGCTGATAAGGCTTGATGAAATTCGTGCCGATCAAAGTCAGGCCAAAGAGTATCTGTTACATAAATCTCACCATAGGCTAATTGCCACAACAAAAAGTTACTGAGCCGCATTTCACCACTGGTACGAATTAGTAAATCAGGATCGCAAATCCCAGTCGTGTAAAGATGACGCTCAAACAAGGCTTCATCAATCTCATCCGGGTTTAGGTGTCCCTGCTGCACCTGCTGGGCGATCGCCCGACACGCCTGTAGAATCTCCTGTCGTCCACCATAGTTCGTGGCAACCGTAAACTGAATGCCCTGATTACCAGCCGTCTGCTCCATTGATTTCTCAATCTCTATCTGGAGCGATCGGGGCAATGCTGCTAAATTTCCCACAAAGCGAATGCGAACATTCTCCTCCATCATTTCCCGGAGTTCTTGCCGCAGCACCCGCTCAAACAACGTCATCAAAAATTCCACTTCTTCGGATGGTCTGCCCCAATTCTCTGTAGAAAAGGCATACGCTGTCAGTGCCTCAATTCCCCAGTCCCGACAGCACCGCAATAAATCCTTGAGTGCATCCACCCCCCGACGATGCCCCATAAATCTGGGCATCCCTCGCCGTTTTGCCCAACGACCATTGCCATCCATAATTACAGCAACATGCCTTGGTAGACGTTCTCGTTGAAGGTCGGTGGGCAACTCTTGCAAGATAATTGAGTGTGCAGTCATGATTTCTCCGGATTGATTACGCCTAAAGCCAGTGAACCTCAGTCGATAAAGATTTGGCTGTATGAATATTGCACTCTTTACCTAACCTTTAAGTTTTCGACCCCTTATTAACTGTTTAAAAAATGCCCAGATTTTAGAAGCAACCTGGCGACTTAGACTGCCTAAACTAGGAGCGCCAGTTTCACGGTCAACAGACTGAGAAAGCCGCGTCTCCAAAAGCTCCTTCAGTTTACTGCTGGTCAAAGGACGGTTTAACAACCCTCGTTCTGCCAGAGAAATGGAACCAGTTTCTTCCGATACAACCACACAAATGCAATTTTCGACCCGCTCCGTAATTCCCATTGCAGCCCGATGGCGAGTGCCCAATTGGCGAGAGGCGGTTCGTTCTGATAACGGCAAAATCACTCCTGCTGCTACAATTCGGGTATCTCGAATTAACACAGCACCATCATGCAAGAGCGTACTCGTTTGAAAAATAGTTTGTAATAGCTCTTTTGAAATTTCAGCATTGAGCTTAACTCCTGGCACTGAAAAATCACGCTCGTCAATCGGGCTGGACGTCTCAATAATCATGAGTGCCCCTGTTCGGTTTTGCGAAAGCTCTTTGACTGCATCAACAATTTCATCCACGGTATTCGTTGCCTTATGGGGGCTACGCTGATGGGGCTGAATCAACTGGAGAATTTGCCCTCGCCCCAGTTGCTCTAGAAACCGACGAAACTCTGATTGTAGAATAAAAGCCATCGCAACGGCGGAGCCAACCACTAGATTGCCTAACACAAAGCTCAATAAACGCAACTCCAACCGCGTGCTAATGGCAGCCGCCAACATCAGGATAATGAACCCTCGTACCATCCATAGGGTTCTACGCTCACCAATGACCACTAACATCATGTAGGTGAGAATCACAACTAACCCGACATCAAACAGCGTCCAAACAGTATCCGCAATGTTCTCAGGTAAAAAACGACGAACAATTGGACTTTGGGCAAGAAGACACAGGGATGGTATCAAGCCAGATTTTCCTAGCCAATACATCCACAATCCCCCCATCGGTTTGGTTGAACCCTATGCCTTCGTATGGTTCTGGTCACTCAATTTGCAACTCAACTAGCCATGATTGTATTCAGCGCAGTCTTTCTGGCAGGCGATCCTGACGAATCAAATCAGCATAGGACTCACGCTGAAGAATTAGGTTGGCTTCTCCTGCGTTGACTATAACCGCAGCCGGACGAGGGATACGATTGTAGTTTGACGACATGCTGTAATTGTATGCGCCTGTTGCAGGGATGACGAGTATATCCCCTGGATGGGCTTCGGCTAAATTAGCATCTTTAATCAGGACATCCCCTGATTCACAGTGTTTCCCAGCGATGGTCACGGTTTGATCCAACGGTGCAGACATCCGATTCGCAACCACTGCCCGGTAAACCGATTGGTAGGTGATTGGGCGAGGATTATCTGACATCCCACCATCGACTGAGAGATATTGGCGAATGCCAGGAATGATCTTCTGGCTACCTACTGTATAAGCCGTGACGCAGGCAGAACCAATCAACGATCGCCCTGGTTCACTCAATACTTTGGGATAAGGGACATTATGGGTCTTACAGGCAGTTGCCAGCGACTCCGCCACCCCCTTCACCCACTCATCAATTGCAGGGGGATCATCTGCTTCCGTATAGCAAATTCCCAGTCCGCCACCAACATTTAATTCGCTAATTGGCAGACCGTATTGGATCGCTTTGGTAAGCCACTGCACCATGACTCCCCCAAGGTCTTGATGAGGTTGAAGTTCAAAAATTTGAGATCCAATATGGGCATGTAATCCGATACAGGAAAGAGCCGTTTGTTGACTTAAACATTGGAAAACTTCATCCAGTTGGGTTGGATCGAAGCCAAATTTGCTATCAATATGCCCGGTGCGGATGTATTCATGAGTATGGCACTCAATTCCTGGTGTAAGACGAATCATCACGCGAGTAGGAACTTCTGGCTCCTGACTTCTGCTTCCCGCGATCGCTGCCAGAGTTTCTAACTCAAACCAGTTATCCACAACGACTGTGCAAGCAACCTCAATAGCGAACTCCAACTCTTCTTGAGATTTGTTATTGCCATGAAAATAAATTTTGGTAGGAGCGACCCCAGCCTCAAGCGCTGTATACAGTTCGCCTCCTGATACCACATCCATACCCAACCCTTCTGATGCAGCGATCGCGCATACCGCCAGACAACTCCAGGCTTTAGAAGCATATATCACTTGAGCTTCGCCAGGATAGTAACGCGCAAATGCATCTCGATACTGGCTACAGGTTCTTCGCAGGGTTGCCTCATCCAAAATGTATAAGGGAGAGCCAAATCGATGAACTAACTCTCTAACATCGCAACCCCCAATCTCTAAACAGTCTTTCTCGTTGACTCGAGCCGTAATTGGAAATAGCAATTGATTGGGTGACGTTGTTTCGGTCACTGTATCCGGCAGATACGTGCGACCAGAAGGTTGAACAGTGACTGGGGTCGATACCATCTCTGGCTTAGTGTCCTCGTCTGATAGACAAAAAATACTTAACTTTATCAGTTTACAATCGAGAGCTATGCATCCTCAGAAGATCGTTAAGCATTTGTGCGTTTTCTTACCATTCAACCCCTTACCCCTGAATTTCTTCCTGCTGCCTTGGAACTTGATCGCCTTAGCCTCGGTGGGCTTTGGAGCACAGACGGCTATCTTCGAGAACTGGCAAGTCCAAATAGTGACTTGTTGATTTTGCGAGAGATAGAAGGGGGAAAGCAGACAGTGGAAAATGAATGGGATAGAAGAGGACAGGGAGATACATCAGGGGAGCAAGGATTAGGGATCGAGTATCCGAATTTGCCTACCCCCTATCCTCTATCCCCTATTTCTGCTTCCCCATCAATTCCCCATTCTCCTTCTCCTACCCTCTTCGCTCTCGGCTGCTCTTGGGCAATTTTAGAAGAAGCTCACATTACTTTGATGGCGGTACATCCTGCCTATCAGCGTCAGGGATTGGGGCAAGCAATGCTGTGTGCTTTGCTGACGACTGCCTGCAAACGCCAATTAGAACGGGCTACATTAGAGGTGAAGGTTTCCAATCAGGCAGCGATCTCGCTCTACGAAAAGTTTGGCTTCAAAGTTGCAGGGCGGCGTAAATGCTACTACCAGGATACGGGAGAGGATGCCTTGGTAATGTGGCGGGGTGGACTGCATCAATCAGATTTTTGTAAAACCTTGCATCAGTGGTGGGGGCAGGTGAGCGATCGCCTGCAGCAGGTTGGATGGCAACTCTTGCAAACTGAGTCCAATTATCACAACTTGCTTGACTCGACGATCATTTGCGATTAACAATCTCCCCTTGGGACGTTTTCCAGACATACCCCAAGAAAGTTTGTCAGGTACGGAGATCACGAACAACTCTGACTGTTTATATCAGACAGTCGGACAAATCTACTATGCTAGAATCAGCAGTACCGGCAAGCAGCAGGTGATAGGAAACACGCCATGTTTGAACGCTTCACAGAAAAAGCCATCAAGGTGATTATGCTTGCCCAGGAGGAAGCTCGCCGCCTGGGGCATAATTTTGTAGGTACGGAGCAGATCCTTCTAGGTCTAATTGGAGAGGGAACTGGCGTCGCCGCCAAAGTACTGAAATCAATGGGCGTTAACCTGAAGGACGCTCGCATCGAGGTTGAAAAGATTATTGGTCGAGGCTCTGGCTTCGTCGCAGTTGAGATTCCCTTCACCCCCCGCGCGAAGCGAGTTTTAGAGCTGTCTCTAGAAGAGGCTCGTCAGCTTGGGCATAACTATATTGGGACTGAACATCTTTTGCTCGGTCTCATCCGTGAAGGCGAAGGCGTTGCTGCAAGGGTGCTGGAGAATTTAGGCGTAGACCTCTCCAAGGTACGCACTCAGGTGATTCGCATGCTAGGTGAAACTGCAGAGGTCACCTCAGGTGGTTCCCAAGGACGGACAAAAACCCCCACATTGGATGAGTTTGGTTCTAACCTAACTCAGTTAGCCGCAGAAGGTAAGCTCGATCCAGTTGTGGGACGCCAGAAGGAAATTGAGCGTGTGATCCAGATTTTGGGTCGTCGTACGAAAAATAACCCTGTTCTCATCGGGGAACCAGGAGTTGGGAAGACCGCAATCGCAGAAGGTTTGGCTCAACGCATCGCCAACGATGATGTGCCAGACATTTTGGAAGAGAAACGTGTTGTCACCCTGGATATTGGCTTGCTGGTTGCAGGCACCAAATATCGTGGTGAGTTTGAGGAACGCCTTAAGAAGATCATGGATGAAATTCGTTCTGCTGGGAACGTCATCCTGGTGATCGACGAAGTTCACACTCTGATCGGTGCAGGCGCAGCTGAAGGCGCGATCGATGCCGCAAATATCCTTAAACCTGCCCTGGCAAGAGGAGAACTGCAGTGCATCGGTGCTACTACCCTGGACGAATACCGCAAGCACATTGAACGGGATGCCGCATTGGAACGGCGTTTTCAGCCTGTGATGGTGGGTGAACCAACCGTAGATGAAACGATTGAGATCTTACGTGGCTTGCGGGAACGCTACGAGCAACACCACAAGTTGAAGATTTCGGATGTGGCGCTGGAAGCGGCGGCTAAGTTATCTGATCGGTACATCTCGGATCGCTATCTGCCTGATAAAGCCATTGACTTGATTGACGAAGCGGGTTCCCGTGTGCGGCTGATTAACTCCCAACTACCCCCAGCCGCTAAAGAGCTGGATAAGGAACTGCGCCAGGTTCTGAAGGAAAAGGACGATGCCGTTCGTTCCCAGAACTTTGACCGGGCAGGTGCCCTCCGCGATCGCGAAATGGAGATTAAAGCTGAAATTCGGGCGATCGCTCAAAACAAGAAAACGGAATCTTCTAGCGATGAAACTCCTGTGGTTACCGAAGAAGACATCGCTCAGATTGTCGCTTCTTGGACGGGTGTTCCAGTCAATAAACTCACTGAATCCGAGTCTGAAAAGCTTCTGCACATGGAGGACACCCTGCACCAGCGCTTGATCGGGCAGGATGAAGCGGTTAGAGCAGTCTCTCGTGCCATCCGGCGGGCACGGGTTGGTTTGAAAAATCCCAACCGTCCAATTGCTAGTTTCATCTTCTCTGGTCCGACTGGCGTTGGTAAAACGGAATTGACGAAGGCGCTTGCTTCCTACTTCTTTGGATCAGAAGAGGCGATGATCCGTCTTGATATGTCGGAATACATGGAACGTCACACGGTTTCCAAATTGATTGGCTCGCCCCCAGGCTATGTTGGTTACAACGAGGGTGGTCAGTTAACTGAAGCCGTTCGTCGTCGTCCCTACACTGTAGTTCTATTCGACGAAATCGAGAAAGCGCACCCTGATGTGTTCAATATGCTGCTGCAAATCCTGGAAGATGGTCGTTTGACTGATGCCAAGGGGCGCACAGTAGACTTCAAGAACACACTGCTGATCATGACTTCTAACATCGGTTCAAAGGTGATTGAGAAGGGTGGCGGTGGACTGGGATTCGACTTCACCTCCGAAAATGAAGAAGAATCGCAGTATAACCGTATTCGCTCCTTGGTGAACGAAGAACTAAAACAGTACTTCCGTCCAGAATTCTTGAACCGGGTCGATGAAATTATCGTTTTCCGCCAACTCAAGAAAGACGAGGTCAAGGAAATTGCCGATATCATGCTCAACGAGGTGTTTGGTCGCCTCCGAGAGCAGGGCATTGTCTTGGAAGTGACTGAGAAGTTCAAGGATCGCCTCGTGGAAGAGGGCTACAATCCCAGCTACGGTGCTCGTCCACTCCGTCGTGCCATCATGCGTCTGCTAGAGGACTCGCTTGCAGAGGAGATTCTGTCTGGTCGTGTGAATGACGGTGACACTGCCGTGGTAGACGTGGATGAGAGTGGTCAGGTTGTGGTTCGCCCTGGCGAAAAGCGGGAACTGATTCCACAAGCAGCTGAGTAAACGATAGATTCCAAATTGTAGAAAGCGGTAGGGAGTGTTATCTCTTTATCGCTTTCACTAGTTTCTATAGCGATGGTCAGTCAGCTTAGGACAATCATTTCCTTTCTGTGCTTCCCTTAGAATAGAGATACAGTGACAGATTGAGCGAATTTGATACAAGCAGAGACTCTTGAACTTTTGGAATGGTCGCGGCTGTGCCAGCATCTTTCAACATTTGCCGCCACTAAATTAGGTGCGATTGCAGCACAAAATCTGAAAATTCCTACGCATCGCGACCAAACTCTGGATCTGTTAGCACAAACTCAAGAAGTATATGACCTGGAAAGCCGACCATCTGGCGGGTTGAACTTTGATGGCATTGACGATATTGGTGAACCTCTTGAGCGTGCTGGCTTAGGTGGAATTTTGACAGGGAAAGAATTGTTGAGCATTGCGACAACGTTAGCGGGAGCCAGAACCCTACGTCGCACGATTGACAATTACCCAGAGTTCACTGTTTTGAACAACCTGATTCAAGATCTGCGAACCTATCCAGAACTGGAACAGGATATTCATCATTGCATTGGCGATCATGGCGATGTGCTGGAGCGGGCAAGCCTTAAGCTGGGAAACATTCGCGAACAACTGAAACAGGTACGCGATCGCATCTACAGCATCCTGCACAGCATCTTGCAACGAAAAGCCCATGCTATTCAAGAACATGTCATTACGCAACGATCTGGACGGTTTGTGCTCCCGGTTAAAGCCCCCCAGAAAGATGCAATTCCTGGCATTGTGCATGATACCTCCATGAGTGGAGCCACGCTGTACATAGAGCCTCAGTCTGCTGTTAACTTGAACAATCAACTGCGCCAGCTTCAGCGGCAAGAGCAAGTAGAAGAAGAAGCGATTCGACAACGACTCAGCAAAAAAGTGGCAGACGTAAAACCTGATTTAGAGCGGCTGATGGCGATCGTAACCACGCTTGATCTTGCTACCGCCCGCGCCCGCTACAGCGATTGGCTGGGAGCAAATCCGCCCCGGTTCCCTAACTCCTCTTCCTCGATTGTTCTCCGTCAACTCCGCCACCCATTACTAGTCTGGCAAGAGCAGCATGAACAGGGAAAAGCTGTTGTGCCCATTGATCTTGTGATTCAACCGCAGATTCGAGTAGTTGCTATTACTGGACCCAATACGGGTGGAAAGACTGTGACACTGAAAACCTTTGGCATAGCTGCGCTAATGGCGAAAGTGGGATTGTTTGTTCCGGCAAAAGAACCTGCGGAACTGCCCTGGTTTGATCAGATCCTGGCAGATATTGGGGATGAACAATCTTTGCAGCAGAGCCTATCCACGTTTTCAGGACACATTCGGCGGATTAGTCGGATTTTGGAGGCGCTAGAAGGGCAGAAGCAAGAGCAGGAACCGGAAGTCAGGAGTCAGGAGCCAGGAGATAGCAATCAGGGTGGGTATCGGGTATTGGGTATGGATTCACCCCAACCCCCAATTCCTAACCCCTATTTCCCATCTTCTGCGACTAAACTTCAATCCCTAATTCCCAATCCCCAATCTCCTGTCCCTCTTTCCCTGGTTTTGCTTGACGAAGTTGGTGCAGGAACTGATCCATCGGAGGGCAGTGCTCTGGCGATCGCCTTACTTAAATACCTGGCAGACCATGCTGGTTTGACGATTGCGACGACTCATTTCGGTGAGTTGAAGGCGTTGAAATACCAGGATCCGCGGTTTGAGAATGCCTCGGTAGAGTTTGATGATGTGTCCCTCTCCCCAACTTATCGGCTGTTATGGGGGATTCCGGGACGCTCCAATGCGCTGGCGATCGCGAGTCGTTTAGGGTTGAAAGATACCATTATTGAGGCAGCAAAAACCTATGTAGGGGGTGCAACACAAGATGTAAATACTGTGATTGCTGGGTTAGAAGAGCAACGTCGTCAGCAGGAGACAAGATCTCAAGAGGCAGAAAAACTGTTGAAACATGCAGAACGGCTCTATCAGGAAGTGTCTCGCAAGGCAGCATCCCTGCAAGAACGAGAAAAGGCATTGCATCTAGGACAAGAGCAGGCTGTGCAGGAGGCGATCGCTCAGGCAAAGCGAGACATTGCCCAGGTAATTCGTCAGTTGCAGCAGGGACCACAGACAGCGCAGGCAGCGCAACAAGCAACAGAGGCACTCAATCAGATCAGCGAGCAATATCTGCCCTCACGGCAGCAACAACCCAAACCCAAATCTGGTTTTTGTCCACAGGTTGGCGATCGCATTCGCATTCCGCGCCTAGGGCAAACAGCAGAAGTACTCTCCATTCCAGATGCGAATGACGAAATTACGGTTCGCTTTGGCTTAATGAAGATGACGGTTTCATTGCAAGATGTGGAATCGCTAACGGGTGAAAAAGTGGCGATTGAGAAAAAGTCAGACGTTAGAAGCCAGGAGATAGCAGGAAAGAACCCGCCCACTCCGACGGTATCCGCTTCTCCTATGCCTGCGCCCCCAACAGCCCCGCTTCTTCGCACAACCAGCAATACATTGGATCTACGGGGGAGTCGGGTGGCAGATGCAGAAGTGCAAATTGATCGAGCACTAGCGGATTTGGCAAGCACTGGAGGCGCACTTTGGATTATTCATGGGCACGGCACAGGGAAGCTACGGCAAGGGGTTCACGCCTTTCTGGAACAGCACGCACTGGTTGACCGCTTCGAATTAGCATCTCGGGAAGATGGTGGTTCAGGTGTTACGGTTGCTTATTTGCGGTAAGTCGGAAGTCCCCCAGCAGACCATTGTCCATTCACAAAGTTTGTAATCCGTTACTAAAAACTATTGCCCATTACCAAAATTGCTATTATCCATTGCCAAAAGCCCATTACCAAAACTAATTTGGCGGTGCAGCAGGTGCGGTTAGAGGTGGAGGCGGTTCTGCAGGAACCGTTTCCGGTGGAAGAGCAGGTTCTGGGACGGGAGGAGCTTCATTCACAGGAGCCTGAACTGGTGGTACAGCCTCCGGACGAGGAGCTTGATAGTTGGGTTCTGCTGACTGAGACCTACTGGAATATCCACCTCCTGAATAAGAGTCATTGCCGCTGTAGCCTTGAGATCCACCAGAATCATAGGAGCCGCTGGAAGATTCTGGATCAGAAAAATTACCACGAATCCGTGCAGATTGAACTGGCTTGGCTTTGATCGTGCCTTTGCGACCATCTAACGGTGGCAACTCAGGAAACTTTTCTGATTTCATTCCTTTGATGGCAGACATCATAAAGTCTCGCCAAACGGAAGCAGCTGTAGTGCTGGCGCTCCAGGTTGGAGCATTATCGTCGTTTCCTAACCAAACACCAGTAACGAGTTGAGGGATATAGCCGACAAACCAGAGGTCACGAGAGTTTTCAGATGTACCCGTTTTTCCGGCGGCTGGACGATCCAATGCTGCCACTTGCCCAGTTCCACCACTAATTACACCTCGCAACATCCAGGTAAT is a window of Leptolyngbyaceae cyanobacterium JSC-12 DNA encoding:
- a CDS encoding hypothetical protein (IMG reference gene:2510094880) — its product is MKHSAPLPYDLVLLITELLAILLAVWIIWVTQAPNIA
- a CDS encoding hypothetical protein (IMG reference gene:2510094881), which produces MSVSLRTVYSNLKRIDEVDIETSALYRQRAQEVLAQSGISLARRQVIARRLMQANQFLGMRTTGNGDSY
- a CDS encoding DnaJ-class molecular chaperone with C-terminal Zn finger domain (IMG reference gene:2510094883~PFAM: DnaJ domain), coding for MTERATPNSEDLKTPYQKVLAGSYYELLGLHPSASAREIRQAYRDLSKLYHPDTTKLPTAIATTQFQKLNEAYATLSSPERRSRYDRKIGYSSVAVVQSLPNLHRSSSPKQPYSSSAYLDPTDRPLSPGEIFALFILGLTFIGCLCLAIAIGLTRGDAMLQTATVQKDAARSAIHQTVQPAVAKPAVPQAPTLQQSTPPQPIPSISSKDAAPTVPPLSITPSLPTKEVPDRIDATNQIDANNQSTNAPLPSNTSQLHASPVPEIPT
- a CDS encoding Protein of unknown function (DUF3143) (IMG reference gene:2510094884~PFAM: Protein of unknown function (DUF3143)); translation: MTLPPANTPLYNHPLPEIEHWLSDRGCQQDKTDLHCWYVERPNWKAEIWLDIDQLTVRYFGTTDTEQAIQRSFKYSLSRQDIEDAIFAGP
- a CDS encoding Undecaprenyl pyrophosphate synthetase (IMG reference gene:2510094885~PFAM: Putative undecaprenyl diphosphate synthase~TIGRFAM: undecaprenyl diphosphate synthase), producing MTAHSIILQELPTDLQRERLPRHVAVIMDGNGRWAKRRGMPRFMGHRRGVDALKDLLRCCRDWGIEALTAYAFSTENWGRPSEEVEFLMTLFERVLRQELREMMEENVRIRFVGNLAALPRSLQIEIEKSMEQTAGNQGIQFTVATNYGGRQEILQACRAIAQQVQQGHLNPDEIDEALFERHLYTTGICDPDLLIRTSGEMRLSNFLLWQLAYGEIYVTDTLWPDFDRHEFHQALSAYQQRERRFGKI
- a CDS encoding TIGR00159 family protein (IMG reference gene:2510094886~PFAM: DisA bacterial checkpoint controller nucleotide-binding~TIGRFAM: TIGR00159 family protein), whose product is MYWLGKSGLIPSLCLLAQSPIVRRFLPENIADTVWTLFDVGLVVILTYMMLVVIGERRTLWMVRGFIILMLAAAISTRLELRLLSFVLGNLVVGSAVAMAFILQSEFRRFLEQLGRGQILQLIQPHQRSPHKATNTVDEIVDAVKELSQNRTGALMIIETSSPIDERDFSVPGVKLNAEISKELLQTIFQTSTLLHDGAVLIRDTRIVAAGVILPLSERTASRQLGTRHRAAMGITERVENCICVVVSEETGSISLAERGLLNRPLTSSKLKELLETRLSQSVDRETGAPSLGSLSRQVASKIWAFFKQLIRGRKLKG
- a CDS encoding diaminopimelate decarboxylase (IMG reference gene:2510094887~PFAM: Pyridoxal-dependent decarboxylase, C-terminal sheet domain; Pyridoxal-dependent decarboxylase, pyridoxal binding domain~TIGRFAM: diaminopimelate decarboxylase), which codes for MVSTPVTVQPSGRTYLPDTVTETTSPNQLLFPITARVNEKDCLEIGGCDVRELVHRFGSPLYILDEATLRRTCSQYRDAFARYYPGEAQVIYASKAWSCLAVCAIAASEGLGMDVVSGGELYTALEAGVAPTKIYFHGNNKSQEELEFAIEVACTVVVDNWFELETLAAIAGSRSQEPEVPTRVMIRLTPGIECHTHEYIRTGHIDSKFGFDPTQLDEVFQCLSQQTALSCIGLHAHIGSQIFELQPHQDLGGVMVQWLTKAIQYGLPISELNVGGGLGICYTEADDPPAIDEWVKGVAESLATACKTHNVPYPKVLSEPGRSLIGSACVTAYTVGSQKIIPGIRQYLSVDGGMSDNPRPITYQSVYRAVVANRMSAPLDQTVTIAGKHCESGDVLIKDANLAEAHPGDILVIPATGAYNYSMSSNYNRIPRPAAVIVNAGEANLILQRESYADLIRQDRLPERLR
- a CDS encoding ribosomal-protein-alanine acetyltransferase (IMG reference gene:2510094888~PFAM: Acetyltransferase (GNAT) family~TIGRFAM: ribosomal-protein-alanine acetyltransferase), translating into MRFLTIQPLTPEFLPAALELDRLSLGGLWSTDGYLRELASPNSDLLILREIEGGKQTVENEWDRRGQGDTSGEQGLGIEYPNLPTPYPLSPISASPSIPHSPSPTLFALGCSWAILEEAHITLMAVHPAYQRQGLGQAMLCALLTTACKRQLERATLEVKVSNQAAISLYEKFGFKVAGRRKCYYQDTGEDALVMWRGGLHQSDFCKTLHQWWGQVSDRLQQVGWQLLQTESNYHNLLDSTIICD